The genomic segment AGGTCACCGCCCTGCCGGGGAACAACGCCGTGACCGAGGAGAAGAAGGCGGCCTAGCGCATAGCGCCTCGCCCTCGCCCGATACCGGAACGGAGGAACAGCAGTGTCGGAGGACAACCGCGGTCGCGCGCTTCCCGAGATCTCCGCCGTCACCTCCGTCCGGCAGGACGAGGCGTGGTTCGCCGACCGGCTCGACCCGGGGTCCCCGGCTGCCTCCCGCAGCCGGGCCTACCGGGTCTCCGGGCCGCTGGACGTCGAACTGCTGGGCCGGGCCTGGCAGGAGGTGGTGCGCAGGCACGACGTCCTGCGGGCGAGCATCACCGAGGTCGGCGGGCGGCCGGTGCAGCGCACCGCCGCCGCCGACCAGATCGGCAAGTCCTTTGTGGACATGGGGCTGGTGCCGGACGCGGAGGACGCCGAGGACGAGCTGTGCGCCGACATCATCGGCGAGCCGCTCTGGCTCGGCGAAGGCCCGCTCGCCCGGCTCACCGTGGCGGGCACCGCGTCCGACGAGCACGTGGTGGTGCTGGTGGCACACCGCGCGGTGGCCGACGAATCGTCGATGGTCATCCTGCTCGACGAGCTGTCCCGCCTGTACACCGCGGGCGTCACCGGCCGCCCGCTCCGTGACGCACTGCGTGACCCGCTGCTGCAGTACGGCGAATTCGCGCGCTGGCAACGGGAACGCGAGGGTTCGGCCGAGCACGCGCGGCTGCTGGACTGGTGGCGCGGGGAGCTCACGCCGGCACCCCCGGCGCTGAGCCTGCCGCTGCACCGCGACCGGCCGGCCGGACCGTCGACCACCGGCGGCACCGTGCGGTTCAACTGGGGCGCGGAACTGGCGGGCGCCCTGGCGGCGTTCGCCCGTGAGCAGGGCGTCGACCCCGCCGCCGTGCTGCTGACCGCGTTCACCTGCCTGCTGCACCGCTTCAGCGCGGCGGACCGGATCCCGGTCGGCCTGCCGGTGCGTGCCCGGCCGTGGTCGGCCTTCGACCGCGCGGTCGGCCCCTTCGACTCACCGCTGGTGCTCACCACCGGCTTCACCGGCAGGCCGAGCTTCCGCGAGGTGCTGAACCGGGTGCGCATCCAGCTGCGGGAGGCGTCCGCGCACGGCGGCCCGACCGAGGGGCAGCTGGCCCGCGCGCTCAACCCGGCCCGCGACCCGCGGCACAGCCCGTTCTTCGACGCCGGGTTCGTCTACCGCGAGCACGAGTCCATTGTGGAGTCCGACGGCCTGGTGCGCGGGGTCGAGGTGAAGGACCCGGCCCTGCGCCTGCGTGGCTGTACCGTGCGGCGCGAGAAGTTCGACCCGCTGTGGGCCGACGCCGACTTCACCCTCGCCGTCGACGAGATCAAGCCGGAGATCAGCGGCGGGTTCCGCTACCGCACTTCCATGATCGACGCGCGGATCACCCGGTTCGTCGCCGTGCAGTTCCGCACGCTGCTGGAAGCGGCGCTGGTGCACCCGGACATGCCGGTGGCGAACCTGCCGCTGGACGCCCCGGCCCGGATCCGGACCGCGGTCGTGGCGGCCGACCGGATCGAGGCCACCGCGCCGGTCACCGCCACCGTCGCCGCGCAGGCCCGCACGCACTCCGGGGAAGCGCTGCCCGGGGTGTCCTACGACGAGCTGCTCGCCCGTGCTGATGCCATCGCGGCGGTCCTGCCGCCGGGCCCGGTTGCGATCCGCATGGCCACCGGCGCCGCGCAGGCCGCCGCCGTGCTGGGTGCCTTCACCGCCGGCGCCCACGTGGTCTGCCTCGCCGCCAGCGACTCGGGGGAGCGCGCCCGGTCGGTGCTGGCCGACATCAAACCCGCTGTCCTCCTGGTCGACGGCGTGACCGAAGACTCGATCGCGGCCTGGTACGCGGAAGAACTCGACGGCACGGTCGTCGACGTGCGGGCCCTCGAGCCCGCGACGCCCAGGCCGATGGCCGTCGCGCTGACGGATCTCGCCTACGTGGCCTACACCTCCGGTTCCACCGGCAAGCCCAAGGGCATCACGCAGAACCACGCCACGCTCGCGCAGTTCACCGGCTGGTTCGCCACGGAGTTCCGCATCGGCCCCGGCGCCAGGGTGGCGCAGTGGGCGGCCCCGGGGTACGACGCCGGCCTGTGCGAGATGTTCGCCGCGCTGACCAGTGGGGCGACGCTGCACCCGGTACCCGAGCGCATCCGCGCGAACCCGGAGAAGCTGACCGCCTGGCTGGCTGCCGAGGAGATCACGCACTTCCAGACGGTCCCCAGTTTCGCCCGTGAGGTGCTCGGGGTGCTGACCCGCACCGGCGAGCGGCTGCCCGCGCTGAACCACCTCCTGCTCGCCGGCGAAGCGCTGCCCGCCGACCTGGCCAACGGCCTGCGCGCGGCCCTGCCGTCGGCGCGGCTGGTCAACCTGTACGGGCCCACCGAGTCCATTTTGGCCACTTGGTACGACGTCACCGTCACGCTGCACGGGGTCGCGCCGATCGGCAGGCCGATCCCCGGCCGCCAGGTGCTGGTGGTCGACGGCGAGGACCGCCCGTGCCCGGCCGGCGTGACCGGCCACCTGGTGCTGCGCAGCCCGTACCTGACGCCGGGCTATCTCGGCGACGTCACCACGAACGCCTTCGAACCGCTTCGCCCGCGGCCGGAACTCGGCGTGGTGGGCGGCGCCTGCTACCGCACCGGCGACCTCGGCCGGATCCGGCACGACGGGGTCCTCGAGTTCCGCGGCCGCCGCGACGCCCAGGTCAAGGTGCTGGGCATGCGCATGGAGCTCGGCGAGGTGGAGGCCGCGCTGGCCGCCCACCCGTCGGTCGCCGACTGCGCGGTGATCGGCGTGCCCGGTGCGCACGGCCTGGTGTCCCGCCTGCTCGCCTACCTGGTGCTCGCCGAGCCGGGGGAGGCGCCGGTGCCGGAGCTGCGCAGGCACCTGGTGCGCCGGTTCGGCAAGACGCTGCTGCCGCTGACCTACCAGACCGTCGACGCGTTGCCGCGCAACGTCGGCGGCAAGATCGACCGGCGGCGGCTGCCGATCCCCGAAGTGGCCCCGGCGGTGGCGCACGCCGAGCCGGACGGGCCGCTGCGGCGCACGGTCGCGGCGATCTTCGAGGAACTGACCGAGGCCACCGAAGTCGGCCCGGACGACGGTTTCTTCGCCGTGGGCGGCCATTCGGTCCTCCTGCCGCGGCTGCTGCACCTGATCCGCGTGCGCCTGGGCGCCGAGCTGTCCCTGTGGGACTACTTCGCCGATCCGACGCCCGCCGGGCTGGCCGCGGCCGTGTCCCGAGTTCTTCCCGCTGATGGAGCAGAAAAGGAGTGAGGAACGTGACTGATTCTGTGGTCGACGCCGAGATGCCGGTTACCTTCGACGGCGAAAGCCTCGACATCGCCGGTGTCCGCCGGGTCGCCGCGCGCGAGGTGTTGTGCACGGTATCCCCGGAGTCCATGGCCAAGGCCGCGACCAGTCGCAAGATCTTCGAGGAGACGGTCAACCAGGGCGCGCCGGTCTACGGGGTCACCACCGGCTACGGCGAGATGATCTACATGCAGGTGGACGTCTCGAAGGAGGTGGAGCTGCAGACCAACCTGGTGCGCAGCCACAGCGCCGGGGTCGGCCCGCTGTTCTCCGAGGAGGAGTCCCGCGCGATGCTCGCGGCGCGGCTCAACGCGCTGGCCAAGGGCTACTCCGCGGTGCGCCCCGAACTGCTCGACCGGCTGGCGCTGTACCTGAACCTCGGCATCACCCCGGCCATCCCGGAGATCGGCTCGCTGGGCGCCAGCGGTGACCTCGCGCCGCTCTCGCACATCGCGATCACGCTGATCGGCGAGGGCTACCTGCTCAAGGACGGCAAGCGGGTGGAGACCGCCCCGGTGCTCAAGGCGCACGGCATCAAGCCGCTGGAACTGCGGTTCAAAGAGGGCCTGGCGATGATCAACGGCACCTCGGCGATGACCGGCCTCGGTTCCCTGGTGGTCGGCCGCGCGCTGGACCAGGTGCGCCAGGCCGAGATCGTCACCGCGCTGGTGCTGGAGACCCTGCAGGCCTCCACCAGCCCGTTCCTCGCCGAGGGCCACGACGTCGCCCGCCCGCACCGCGGTCAGATCGACACCGCGTTCAACATGCGCGCGCTGATGAAGGGCACCGCCCTCGCGCTGGAGCACGCCGAACTGCGCCGCCAGGCCGAGGCCGCCCGCGACGACACCGGCGTCACCAAGACCGAGGTGTACCTGCAGAAGGCGTACACCCTGCGGGCCATCCCGCAGGTGGTCGGCGCCATCCGCGACACCGTCTACCACGCGGCCGAGAAGCTGACCACCGAGCTCAACTCGAGCAACGACAACCCGTTGTTCTTCGAGGGCCAGGAGATCTTCCACGGCGCCAACTTCCACGGCCAGCCGATCGCCTTCGCGATGGACTTCCTGAACCTGGGCCTGACCCAGCTGGGCGTGTTCTCCGAGCGGCGCACCAACCGGCTGCTCAACCGCTACCTCAGCGAGGGCCTGCCCGAGTTCCTCGTGGCCGGCGACCCGGGCCTGAACAGCGGCTTCGCCGGTGCGCAGTACCCGGCCACCGCGCTGGTCGCGGAGAACCGGACGATCGGCCCGGCCAGCATCCAGAGCGTGCCGTCCAACGGCGACAACCAGGACGTGGTCAGCATGGGCCTGATCGCCGCCCGCAACGCGCGCAAGGTGCTCGGCAACGTCAACTACATCCTGGCCGTGGAGTTCCTCGCCGCGGCGCAGGCGGTGGACCTGTCCGGGCGGTACGCGGGCCTGAGCCCGGTTTCCAAGGCGACCTACGAGATGGTGCGCTCGCTGGTGCCCAAGGTGGACCGCGACCGCTTCATGAGCGACGACATCGAGGCCGTTGCCGCGGCGATCTCCCGCGGCGAGTTCGTCGATGCCGCCCGTCAGAGCGGCGTCGAACTGCGCTGAGCAATCCACAAGGGAGAGTCCGATGACGGACGAGCAGGACGGCGTGCGCAAGACGCGCCCGTTCACCGGTGACGAGTACATCGAAAGCCTGCGGGACGACCGGGAGATCTACATCTACGGCGACCGGGTCAAGGATGTGACCACGCACCCGGCGTTCCGCAACCCGATCCGCATGACGGCCCGGCTCTACGACGCGCTGCACGACCCCGCCCAGCAGGGCGTGCTCACCGCGCCGACGGACACCGGGTCCGACGGCTACACCCACCGGTTCTTCACCACCCCGCACAGCGCCGAGGACCTGGTCGCCGACCAGCAGGCGATCGCGGCGTGGTCGCGGCTGAGCTACGGCTGGATGGGCCGCAGCCCCGACTACAAGGCGTCGTTCCTCGGCACGCTCGGCGCGAACGCCGAGTTCTACGCGCCGTTCGAGGACAACGCGCGGCGGTGGTACCGGGAGTCGCAGGAGAAGGTGCTGTACTGGAACCACGCGATCGTGCACCCGCCGGTCGACCGCAACCGGCCGCCGGACGAGGTCGAGGACGTCTTCATCCACGTGGAGAAGGAGACCGACTCGGGCCTGGTGGTCAGCGGCGCGAAGGTGGTGGCCACCGGTTCGGCGCTGACGCACTACAACTTCATCGCCCACTACGGCCTGCCGATCAAGAAGAAGGAGTTCGCGCTGGTCGCCACGGTGCCCATGGGGTCGCCGGGGATGAAGCTGATCTGCCGCCCGTCCTACACCGCGACCAGCGCGGTGATGGGCAGCCCGTTCGACCACCCGCTGTCGTCGAGGCTGGACGAGAACGACACCATCCTGGTGCTGGACAAGGTGCTGATCCCGTGGGAGAACGTGTTCATCTACGGGCACATCGGCAAGGTGCAGCTGTTCACCGGCCGCTCCGGGTTCCCCGAGCGCTTCACCTTCCACGGCTGCACACGGCTCGCGGTGAAGCTGGAATTCATCGCCGGCCTGCTGGCCAAGGCGCTGGAGATCACCGGTACGAAGGATTTCCGCGGGGTGCAGAGCAGACTGGGTGAGGTGCTCGCCTGGCGCAACCTGTTCTGGGGCCTGTCCGATGCCGCGGCGCGCAACCCGGTGGCGTGGAAGAACGGGGCCGTGCTGCCGAACCCGGCGTACGGCCAGGCGTACCGGTGGTTCATGCAGATCGGCTACCCGCGGGTGCGGGAGATCGTCATGCAGGACGTGGCGAGCGGGCTGATCTACTCGAACTCGAGTGCCGAGGACTTCAAGAACCCGGAGATCCGGCCGTACCTGGACAAGTACGTCCGCGGTTCGGACGGGGTGGACTCGGTGGAGCGGATGAAGGTGATGAAGCTCCTCTGGGACGCCGTCGGCACCGAGTTCGGCGGGCGGCACGAGCTGTACGAGCGCAACTACGCGGGGAACCACGAGAACACCCGGGTGGAGCTGCTCAACGCGCAGCTGGCCAGCGGCGAAGTCGACGGGTACAAGGCCTTCGTGGACCAGTGCATGTCGGAGTACGACCTGAACGGCTGGACCGTCCCGGACCTGTCGAACTTCGACGAACTACGCCAGTTCCGAGGCAACATCCTGAACGGCTGATATCCATACGGACACAAATGTGGCTTTGGGGGCCGAATACGCCCCCAAAGCCACATTCGTGTCCCCGGCCCCGCCGCCCATGTCACGAATGTGGCTTTCGAGACATCCAACGTCCCGAAAGCCACATTCGTGACATCCCCCTCCCCTACATGCCGTGAATGTGGCTTTCACAGCGAATTACGCCGTGAAAGCCACATTCACGGCACCTCTACGCCCCCACGAGCCCCCGGCGCCCGGCCACACGAGCCTCGCCCACCCCCACCACCAAATCGGCGCCCGGCCAGCACAACCCCGACCCTACGAACCTCGCCCGCCTCACCAGCAAACCGGCGCCCGGCCAGAAGATCGACCATACGAAACAGACCCTGCCCCCACCACCCGAACCGGCGCCCGGCCAGCAAACCCGAGCACCAGAGCCACCCACCCCTCCCCATCCCCGGTCCCAAGCCCAAAACACGGCGAAGGCCCTCTTGTCAAGGTACGTTTCCCAGCCTTGACAAGAGGGCCTTCGCCGTCGTCACACTAAAACACCGGGGTGGCCCCCCCAAAAAACAACCTACCCCCGCGGACTGTTCTGATAAGCCGCCAGCTTCCACTGACCAGCTTCCTTCACCACGACCCACGAAGCACGAATGGCCCGCTCATCGGCGACTTCGGCCTCGTCCCCGTGCAGCACACCGCCCTGCGTGATCAGGACGCCGGCCTCGGCGCTGAAGAACTCGATGCTGATCGGCTGCCCGGTGACCCGGGTGCCGTTGTACGGGCCGGCGAAGGCGCCGGCCATGAACGCGCGGATCTCGTCCTTGCCCTTGCGGAACAGGCCCGGCAGGATCATCGTGCCGTTTTCGGTGAACACCTCGGCGAAGGCGTCGGCGTCGTGCGCGGCCCAGGCCGCGATGATCCGCTGCGGGATGTGCGCGACGGCGGCCTGGTCCCCGGCGGACGGGGTGGTCCGGACTGCGGCAGTGGTCATCTCCGTTGGCTCCCTCGGCTCAGCTGCTCAGATGTACAGGGTGTTCGGCTCGAGCCCGCACAGGACCCGCCCGTACAGCTCGTTGTTGGTGTTCGGGTGCATCAGCGCGTGCAGGTTGACCGCCTGGATGTCCCGCGCGATCCGCTGGATCGGCACGTCGCTGTAGATCGACGACCCGCCGCTGGCGGTGGCGAAGATGTCCACGGCCTCCTTGGCCAGCCGCACCACCGCGCCCATGTCGGCGCGGGCCTGGGCGCGCTCCTCGAGCTTCCACTCGGCGCCCTGCTCGCCCTTGCTGTCCACCAGGGACGTGAGCCGGTGCGCGTGGAACCCGACCTGGTCCACCTTCAGCGTGCCCTCCGCGGCCTGCAGGTGGGTCAGCGGCGCCTCCGCCTGGTTCTCGTAGGCGGTGTAGGTGATCTTGCGCTTGCCGACGCGCTCGAAGAACGCCTCCTTCGCGGCCTGCGCCACGCCGACCACGGTGCCCACCGACGAGGCCGAAGCCACCGGCAGCAGCGCGTTGCGGTAGATCGGCGAGTTCGCGTTCAGCTGCGACGCGTACTGGCCCTGCAGCACCAGCGGCAGCGGGATGACCCGGGCCGACGGCACGAACAGGTCCTGCGCGACGGTGCTGACGCTGCCGGTGCCCTTGAGCCCGGAGGTGTACCAGTCGTCGACGATCTGCAGTTCCGACATCGGCACCAGCGCCATCACCGGCACCGGCTGCTGGTCGGGCGCCACCAGCACGGCGATGATCTCCTGCCAGTGCGCGTGGTGCGCGCCGCTGATGAAGCTCCACTTGCCGTTGACCACGATGCCGCCGTCGACCGGCGCGGCCATCGCCGACGGGCTGAGCGTGCCGCAGATGCGCACGTCCGGCGTGGAGAAGACCTCGTCCTGGACCTCGTCCGGGAAGGTGCAGGCCATCCAGGTGGGGATCCAGTAGACGGACGCGGTCCACGAGGTGGACGCGTCGGCGCGGCCGAGTTCGGTGGCCACGTCGACCAGGGTGCGCGTGTCGGCTTCGTAGCCGCCGTAGCGCTTCGGCACGCGGAGCTTGAACACGCCGGCGTCGGCCAGCGCCTCGATCGACTCGTCGTGGATGCGCCGGTTCTCCTCGGCCCAGGCCGCGTGCTTCTTGATCAGCGGCGAAAGCTCGGACGCGCGACGAACAAGTTGCTCCCGCGTCGGAAGATCGATCGTCGTCATCAGTATTTCCTCCTAGAAAAAATCAGCCGAGAATCACCCGACAATCCTCCCGATGGTCGCATTCGCGCCGACCGGGCGGAGTCTCCTCGATTGCCGCCACTGCCAGGCAATTCGGGAGAAGCGCCGGTCGTTCGCGGCTGGCTACGATCCGCTTGTCGCCGGTTGAACCACCAGAAGGGTTCGGGAGAACATGAGTACTGCAGAGGACCGGATCCCGCTGTCGCTCAACCAGGAGTTCCTGTGCATGTGGGACCAGGGCGACGAGGCGGGTCCGTTCGGGCCGAAGTACAACATCATCTTCGGCGTCCGGGTCACCGGTGGCGTCGACGAGGGCGTGCTGCAGTCCGCTTTGGACGATGTGGTCGTCCGCCACGAAGCCCTGCGCACCCTGGTGATCCGCGACGAGAAGTACCAGAAGGTGCTGCCGCCGGGCCAGGTGCCGCTGTTCGTCAGCGACCTGGGTGACGTGCCCGCCGCCGACCGCCAGCTGCGTGCCGAGCAGTTCATCGGCGAGATCGAGTCGGGTTCGTACAGCGCGGTGGAACTGCCGCTGATCCGGGCGTTCCTCGGCCGGTTCGACGGGGACGACGCGGTGCTCGTGCTGATCGTGCACCACACCGCGGCCGACGAGTGGTCGATGCCGCTGATCATGCGCGACCTGGCCGCCTTCTACGCCGGCCGCCTGGAGAACCGCCCGCACGGCCTGGCCGACGCCCGGCAGTACCCCGAGTACTCCGTGTGGGAGAAGCAGAAACTGACCAGCGACTCCGCCGCGAAGTCGCGCGAGTTCTGGGCCAAGGAGCTCGAAGGCGCGCAGATCCTGCCGCTGAAGACGCACTTCCCGCGCTCGGCGGGCCGGGACAAGACCACCGCCTGGCACCGCTTCTCCATCGCCGAGGACCTCGGCGCGGCGCTGCTGAGCACCGCGAAGGCCACGCGCAGCTCGCCGTTCATGGTGCTGCTCGCCGCGTACAACGCCTTCCTGCACAAGCTGACCGGCGAGACCGACGTGGTCGTGATGACCTTCACCTCCGGTCGTGGCGAGGCCTCCTTCCACGACACCGTCGGCGCCTTCTTCAACTACCTGCCGCTGCGCACCGACCTCAGCGGCTGCGAGACCTTCGCCGACGTCGTGAGCCGCACCCGGCGCACCTGCCTGCGGGCCTACGCGCAGGACATCCCGTTCGGGGAGATCGCCGCGCAGGCCCCGCAGCTGATGGGGCCGGGCATGGCCGACGACGGCGCGCCGTGCGCCTTCCAGGTGTTCCGCTCGCCGTTCGCGGCGACCGGGGACGCCGGTGGGTTCACCTATCAGGAGATTCGCCGGCGCCTGCTGCCGCAGGCCGCCGGTGGGGACATCCCGGACGGCTCGATGTGGCACATCGACATGGAGTTCGACGGTGAGATGGCGGGCACCCTCGGCTTCAACACCAACCTGTACGACGCGGACGGCATGCGTGAGCTGGCCGCGAACTTCCTCGGCACGCTGAAGAACACCGTCGGCGCGCCGGACACCCCGCTGGACCAGATCTAGCCGACGCGGCGCTGGCCGATGACACCCCGGAGGATGGGCGAGATGACGAGCAACCTGGACCTCGAGCAGACGGTCGGGAAGATCTGGAAGGAGGTGCTCAGCGTGCCCGACGGCAAGGGCGAGGCCACCTTCTTCGACCTCAACGGCGACTCGATCACCGCGGTGCGCCTGGTCTCCCGGATCGAGGACGAGATCGGCGTGGAGATCGAGGTCGGTGACATCTTCGAGGAGGACCCCTCGCTGGCCGTCCTGGTGAAGGACGTGGTGGCGAAGGCGGCCGCCCGGTGAGCGGTCTGGTCCGCGTCCGGTCCGGCCACAGCCTCGACGACGTCGAAGAGATCCTCGAGCGCGATGGCGCGATCATCGTCGAGGACTTCGCCGACGACATCACGCGCGAGGCGCTGCTGGCCGACTTCCGGCCGGCGCTGGAGGCGCAGGACTACGGCGACGACTGGTACAACGGCACGAAGACCCGCCGGGTGTCCTCGCTGTTCGGGCGCACGAAGGAACTGACGCCGATCGTGACGCACCCGCTGTACCTGGGGGCGGCGCGGCGGATCATGCAGAAGCCGGTGCCGATCTGGCTGGGGCGCTCGCGTGTGGAGATGACGCCGACCATCCAGATCAGCGGCACGCAGCTCATCCAGATCCACCCGGGGCAGGGCAAGCAGCCCCTGCACCGCGACGACGCGCTGCACCTGCGGCGGCACCCGGGGCCCACGAGCCGGGTGCAGATCATGGTCGGGCTGAGCGAGTTCACCGCGGAAAACGGGGGGACGCTGGTCATCCCGGGCAGCCACCACTGGGACGACGAACGGCCGCCGCTGGCGAGCGAGGCCATCCCGACGGAGATGCCGGCGGGCGGTGCGCTCATCTGGCTCGGCGGGGTCTACCACGGTGGCGGGAAGAACGTGGGAGATTCTCCCCGGACCGGGATGACGATCGCACTGGACCTGGGGAACCTGCGGCAGGAGGAGAACCAGTACCTGGCGGTGCCGCGGGAAATGGTGCTGGCCTACCCGGAGGAAGTGCGGCGGTTGCTGGGGTATGACCGGTGTCCGCCGGGGTTGGGGTGGTACGAAATGGAAGACCCTTATTCGCTGCTTACTTCGGAGGAGTGAGCCACCCCGGTATTTTATTGTGACGACGGCGAGGACCCTTGTGTCAAGGCGGGAAAGATGCCTTGACACAAGGGTCCTCGCCGTGTTTTGGGCTGGGGACCGGGGATGGGGAGGGCTGGGTGGCTCTGGTGCTCGGGTTTGTGTGGCCGGTGGCGGTTTGTGAGGAGGATGGTGGTCGGGGCCCGTTCCGTTGCTGGGCGGCGGCTTTCCGGGGGGCTTCTGTTACAGGGGGCGTTTGGGGCTCGGCTGCCGGTTGAGGACACGAATGTGGCTTTGGGGGCGGAATACGCCCCCAAAGCCACATTCGTGTCCAGGTCGGCGGGGTGGGGGCGTGCTGATGCCGTGAATGTGGCTTTCACGGCCGATTCCGCCGTGAAAGCCACATTCACGGCACTTGGGAGGCCGTGGAGTGTCACGAATGTGGCTTTCGGGACGTTGGATGTCTCGAAAGCCACATTCGTGACAGTGGAGGAGGGGGTCAGGCGGCGGGCTTCAGGGTGACGGGGAGGGAGCGGTGGCCGTTCATGATGAAGGTGGGCAGCGGCTCCAGGTCCGAGCGCGAGACGGCCAGGTCCAGGTTCGGGAAGCGCTCGAACA from the Amycolatopsis magusensis genome contains:
- the cmdF gene encoding tyrosine 2,3-aminomutase; its protein translation is MTDSVVDAEMPVTFDGESLDIAGVRRVAAREVLCTVSPESMAKAATSRKIFEETVNQGAPVYGVTTGYGEMIYMQVDVSKEVELQTNLVRSHSAGVGPLFSEEESRAMLAARLNALAKGYSAVRPELLDRLALYLNLGITPAIPEIGSLGASGDLAPLSHIAITLIGEGYLLKDGKRVETAPVLKAHGIKPLELRFKEGLAMINGTSAMTGLGSLVVGRALDQVRQAEIVTALVLETLQASTSPFLAEGHDVARPHRGQIDTAFNMRALMKGTALALEHAELRRQAEAARDDTGVTKTEVYLQKAYTLRAIPQVVGAIRDTVYHAAEKLTTELNSSNDNPLFFEGQEIFHGANFHGQPIAFAMDFLNLGLTQLGVFSERRTNRLLNRYLSEGLPEFLVAGDPGLNSGFAGAQYPATALVAENRTIGPASIQSVPSNGDNQDVVSMGLIAARNARKVLGNVNYILAVEFLAAAQAVDLSGRYAGLSPVSKATYEMVRSLVPKVDRDRFMSDDIEAVAAAISRGEFVDAARQSGVELR
- a CDS encoding 4-hydroxyphenylacetate 3-hydroxylase N-terminal domain-containing protein, which translates into the protein MTDEQDGVRKTRPFTGDEYIESLRDDREIYIYGDRVKDVTTHPAFRNPIRMTARLYDALHDPAQQGVLTAPTDTGSDGYTHRFFTTPHSAEDLVADQQAIAAWSRLSYGWMGRSPDYKASFLGTLGANAEFYAPFEDNARRWYRESQEKVLYWNHAIVHPPVDRNRPPDEVEDVFIHVEKETDSGLVVSGAKVVATGSALTHYNFIAHYGLPIKKKEFALVATVPMGSPGMKLICRPSYTATSAVMGSPFDHPLSSRLDENDTILVLDKVLIPWENVFIYGHIGKVQLFTGRSGFPERFTFHGCTRLAVKLEFIAGLLAKALEITGTKDFRGVQSRLGEVLAWRNLFWGLSDAAARNPVAWKNGAVLPNPAYGQAYRWFMQIGYPRVREIVMQDVASGLIYSNSSAEDFKNPEIRPYLDKYVRGSDGVDSVERMKVMKLLWDAVGTEFGGRHELYERNYAGNHENTRVELLNAQLASGEVDGYKAFVDQCMSEYDLNGWTVPDLSNFDELRQFRGNILNG
- a CDS encoding SgcJ/EcaC family oxidoreductase — its product is MTTAAVRTTPSAGDQAAVAHIPQRIIAAWAAHDADAFAEVFTENGTMILPGLFRKGKDEIRAFMAGAFAGPYNGTRVTGQPISIEFFSAEAGVLITQGGVLHGDEAEVADERAIRASWVVVKEAGQWKLAAYQNSPRG
- a CDS encoding non-ribosomal peptide synthetase; the protein is MSEDNRGRALPEISAVTSVRQDEAWFADRLDPGSPAASRSRAYRVSGPLDVELLGRAWQEVVRRHDVLRASITEVGGRPVQRTAAADQIGKSFVDMGLVPDAEDAEDELCADIIGEPLWLGEGPLARLTVAGTASDEHVVVLVAHRAVADESSMVILLDELSRLYTAGVTGRPLRDALRDPLLQYGEFARWQREREGSAEHARLLDWWRGELTPAPPALSLPLHRDRPAGPSTTGGTVRFNWGAELAGALAAFAREQGVDPAAVLLTAFTCLLHRFSAADRIPVGLPVRARPWSAFDRAVGPFDSPLVLTTGFTGRPSFREVLNRVRIQLREASAHGGPTEGQLARALNPARDPRHSPFFDAGFVYREHESIVESDGLVRGVEVKDPALRLRGCTVRREKFDPLWADADFTLAVDEIKPEISGGFRYRTSMIDARITRFVAVQFRTLLEAALVHPDMPVANLPLDAPARIRTAVVAADRIEATAPVTATVAAQARTHSGEALPGVSYDELLARADAIAAVLPPGPVAIRMATGAAQAAAVLGAFTAGAHVVCLAASDSGERARSVLADIKPAVLLVDGVTEDSIAAWYAEELDGTVVDVRALEPATPRPMAVALTDLAYVAYTSGSTGKPKGITQNHATLAQFTGWFATEFRIGPGARVAQWAAPGYDAGLCEMFAALTSGATLHPVPERIRANPEKLTAWLAAEEITHFQTVPSFAREVLGVLTRTGERLPALNHLLLAGEALPADLANGLRAALPSARLVNLYGPTESILATWYDVTVTLHGVAPIGRPIPGRQVLVVDGEDRPCPAGVTGHLVLRSPYLTPGYLGDVTTNAFEPLRPRPELGVVGGACYRTGDLGRIRHDGVLEFRGRRDAQVKVLGMRMELGEVEAALAAHPSVADCAVIGVPGAHGLVSRLLAYLVLAEPGEAPVPELRRHLVRRFGKTLLPLTYQTVDALPRNVGGKIDRRRLPIPEVAPAVAHAEPDGPLRRTVAAIFEELTEATEVGPDDGFFAVGGHSVLLPRLLHLIRVRLGAELSLWDYFADPTPAGLAAAVSRVLPADGAEKE
- a CDS encoding acyl-CoA dehydrogenase family protein gives rise to the protein MTTIDLPTREQLVRRASELSPLIKKHAAWAEENRRIHDESIEALADAGVFKLRVPKRYGGYEADTRTLVDVATELGRADASTSWTASVYWIPTWMACTFPDEVQDEVFSTPDVRICGTLSPSAMAAPVDGGIVVNGKWSFISGAHHAHWQEIIAVLVAPDQQPVPVMALVPMSELQIVDDWYTSGLKGTGSVSTVAQDLFVPSARVIPLPLVLQGQYASQLNANSPIYRNALLPVASASSVGTVVGVAQAAKEAFFERVGKRKITYTAYENQAEAPLTHLQAAEGTLKVDQVGFHAHRLTSLVDSKGEQGAEWKLEERAQARADMGAVVRLAKEAVDIFATASGGSSIYSDVPIQRIARDIQAVNLHALMHPNTNNELYGRVLCGLEPNTLYI
- a CDS encoding phytanoyl-CoA dioxygenase family protein — encoded protein: MSGLVRVRSGHSLDDVEEILERDGAIIVEDFADDITREALLADFRPALEAQDYGDDWYNGTKTRRVSSLFGRTKELTPIVTHPLYLGAARRIMQKPVPIWLGRSRVEMTPTIQISGTQLIQIHPGQGKQPLHRDDALHLRRHPGPTSRVQIMVGLSEFTAENGGTLVIPGSHHWDDERPPLASEAIPTEMPAGGALIWLGGVYHGGGKNVGDSPRTGMTIALDLGNLRQEENQYLAVPREMVLAYPEEVRRLLGYDRCPPGLGWYEMEDPYSLLTSEE
- a CDS encoding condensation domain-containing protein; translation: MSTAEDRIPLSLNQEFLCMWDQGDEAGPFGPKYNIIFGVRVTGGVDEGVLQSALDDVVVRHEALRTLVIRDEKYQKVLPPGQVPLFVSDLGDVPAADRQLRAEQFIGEIESGSYSAVELPLIRAFLGRFDGDDAVLVLIVHHTAADEWSMPLIMRDLAAFYAGRLENRPHGLADARQYPEYSVWEKQKLTSDSAAKSREFWAKELEGAQILPLKTHFPRSAGRDKTTAWHRFSIAEDLGAALLSTAKATRSSPFMVLLAAYNAFLHKLTGETDVVVMTFTSGRGEASFHDTVGAFFNYLPLRTDLSGCETFADVVSRTRRTCLRAYAQDIPFGEIAAQAPQLMGPGMADDGAPCAFQVFRSPFAATGDAGGFTYQEIRRRLLPQAAGGDIPDGSMWHIDMEFDGEMAGTLGFNTNLYDADGMRELAANFLGTLKNTVGAPDTPLDQI
- a CDS encoding phosphopantetheine-binding protein, whose translation is MTSNLDLEQTVGKIWKEVLSVPDGKGEATFFDLNGDSITAVRLVSRIEDEIGVEIEVGDIFEEDPSLAVLVKDVVAKAAAR